Below is a genomic region from Isosphaeraceae bacterium EP7.
ATCGGCAGCGAGTGGGCGACCTTGATCCGCAAGCAGGTGCGCAACCCGCTGGCGGTCGTTCGCTCCTTCAGCACCAATCAGGCGTCAACCTACACCGTCAACGGCCTGACCTTCCGCACCCCGGCCGCGCAGCCGGCCTTCACGGGCAGGGCATACGACCAGCTCCTGCCGACCGCGGCCGGCGCGGCCGTGTTCAAGCGGAATGTCTTCGAGCTGGCCGCCGTGATGCGCGGGGAGTTCCGCAATCCCGAGACGTCCTACTACGTCTTCGCCCTCGACCGAGGCGCCGGCGCCCGTCTGGGCCCGACGTTCGCCTCGCGGCCTGGCATCACGCCCGACGCCCTGGTCACGATCACCGTCGGCCCTTATGGCTCGTCGGCGTCGGGCACCATCCGCGACCTATCCGACGGCTCGACCCAATCGATCGACCCGGCACGCATCAAGATCCAGGGGGCCACGCTCCGGGTCTTCCTCGATACCGGCCAGGTCCCCTCGCGGGGGGCGGCGCTTGCTCAATATCGGTTCTCGATGTGGACCCAGACCCAGCCGGGATCGGACCTCGCCAACGTCGCCGGCTTTGCGCCGGATTCGACGATGGTGAGGATCGCGGTCCTGAAGAACGTGGCCGCCCGCCGCTGATCGGGTCAGGCGGGCGAGGAGGCCATGATCTCGCGGACGATCCTGGCCTTCTGGCCGTTGGTCAGGCGCTGCTCGCGGCCGTTGGCGTTGTAGACCAGGGTCTCGTGGTCGAGGCCCATCAGGTTCAGGACGGTCGCCTGGAAGTCGTTGGGGGTGACGACGTTCTCGACGGCCTTATGGCCCACCTCGTCGGTGGCGCCATAGGTCATGCCGCCTTTGATCCCGCCGCCGGCCATCCAGAGCGAGAACCCCTGGCCGTTATGGTCGCGGCCCGAGGTGTCGTCCAGGTTCCCCTCGCTGACCGGCAGTCGGCCGATCTCGCCCCCCCAGTGCACAATCGTGGTGTCCAGCAGTCCGCGTTGCTTGAGATCCAGGACCAAGGCCGCCGAGGGCTTGTCGGTCTTGCGGCAGATCGCGGGCAAGCCGGTGCGGATCGCCTGGTGATTGTCCCAGGGCTGGCCGCCCAGGAAGAGCTGGACGAACCGGACCCCGCGCTCGACCAGCCGCCGGGCGATCAGGCAGCGCGTGCCATACTCGCGGGTCAGGTCCTGGTCGAGCCCATACATCTTCTTGATGTATTCGGGCTCGTTGCTGACGTCGAGCGCCTCCTTGGCGGCCGTCTGCATGTGCGAGGCGAGCTCGTAGCTCTGGATGCGTGTCTCGAGGTCGGACTCGCCCGGGTGGGCCCCCTGGTGGCGTCGGTTGAGCGTGTTCAGGAACTCGAGGTTCTGCGCCTGGAGCGGCCCGCCCAGGTGCGGCGGCGGGTCCAGGTTCAGGATCCTCGGCTCTTGCGGGCGCAGGACGGTCCCCTGATAGAGCGGCGGCATGAAGCCGTTCGACCAGTTGTGGGAGGCGTCGACCGGGACCCCGTCGGGGTCGGACAGGACCATGTACGCGGGCAGGTCGCGAGACTCGCTGCCCAGGGCGTAGACGACCCAGCTCCCCAGGGTCGGCCGACCCGTGATGCCGGCGACCCCGTTGTGGAAATAGCGGATCGAGACCTCGTGGCCGTTGTGCCCGGTGTGCATCGATCGGACGATGCACAGGTCGTCGACGATCTTGGCGGTCTCGGGGAGCAGCTCGGAGACCTCGGTTCCGCACTGGCCGTGCTTGGCGAACTTCCAGGGGGAGCCGAACAGCTTCTTGCTGGCCCGGTTGACGAAGCTGAACCCCACCTCGCCGCCGTAGTCGGTGCCGTGGTGCTTGGTCAGGTCGGGCTTGGGGTCGAACAGGTCGACGTGCGACGGCCCGCCGTGCATGAACAGCGAAATCATCGCATTCGCACGCGAGGGGGCCTGGGGGGCCCTCGGCCTCAGGTCGAGCGGCAGGTTCTCGCCCGGCTTCTTGGGCGTGTCGGCGGCGAGGAGGCCCTCCTGACGGAGCAGGTGGGCGAGCGCGAAGGCCCCCACGCCGAAGCCCGTCTCCGCCAGGAATTCCCGCCGGTTGCGTCCGCGAGGATCAATCCACATAGAGAAACTCGTTCGAGCTGAGGAGTTGCTGGCAGAGGTTCGTCAACGCGGTTCGCTCGCGATCGGCCGCCCCGGCCCGGGCCAGCGTGGTGAGCTGGCCCTCGACGAAGACGCAGGCCGCGTCGAGCTCGTCGGGGGTGATCGGCCGGCGATAGGTCAGGGGCCAGGCGTGCGCGATCATCTGGGGGATGGAAACCGTCATCGGCCCCTGGAAGTCGGCCGAGGCATCCCAGACTCCCGCCGGGTCGCCCGATGACTGGCTGAGCGTGACCTTGGGGGCCCACTCGAATGTGTCGCAGTCATGGCCTTCGACGCAATCGACGGCGAAGTCGATCGTGTCGCCGGCCTGCACCTCGATCCGGGGGACGTCGGTGGCCGCCTCGCCCCGGGTGGCCCGCCAGGTCCCGAGCAGGCCGGCCCTCGACGAGACGACGCGTGCACGGACGCCGTCGCCGGTCGCACCGCCGTGCTTGAGCTTGCCCGAGACGGCGACGAACCCCGCGGCGGGCGCCACCCATCGGCGGATCGTGGCGTGCTGGGCGTCGTTGCCCGCGTGGCCGCCGCCCGAGGTCAGCATGCTCCAGCCGGCCTCGGCGTCGGGGAGCGAGGCCCCCCCCTGCCAGGCCGTGCCGCTCCAGTGGGCCATGGGGGTGAACCCTGTGATGCGCTGGCTGGCCTCATCGAACGGGCCGTGGCCATACTGCCAGGCCGAGGCCGGCCGCGTGATCTGCCCCGAACGCGAGGCGGTCAGCTCGGCCGCGTATCCGACGGGGGTCTCGACGGCGAGGCGTCGGGCGAGCATGCCGGCACGCTTGAGGATGAAGTCGCTATTCATGAGCATGAGCGACTGCATCGACGACGTGCTGGGAGTGCGCCGGTCGCAGTTCACCGCCATGATCGGGGCGTCGAAGGCGGCGAGGAACGAGACGGGCTTGGTTCGCAGCGACTGCAAGTAGATGCTCCGCCGCGCCGAGTCGCCCGCGGGCATGACCTGGCCGCCGATGTCTTCGGACACCGCGACCGGCGGCCCGAACTGGGTCAGGTCGAGCTGACCGCTGACCGCCAGGATCCGGTCCCGCATCGATTCGGCGTCGAGCCGTCGCAGCGGGGCCCGGCCGTACAGGATGTTGTCCTGGTCGACCGCATCCTGGGCCGGATTCCTGCGCGAGGTCTGCCGGTAGGCGGTCGACGTCATGATCAGGCGATGGATCGCCTTGAGGCTCCACCCACGATTGGGCAACTCGCCGGCAAGCCAGTCGAGCAGTTCCGGGTGCGAGGGCCGCCTGCCCAGCACGCCGAAGTCCCCCGGGCTGTCGACCAGACCCCGTTCGAAGTGGTGGAACCAGATCCGGTTGGCGAGCACGCGATTGACCAGCGGATGCGTCCCGTTCATCAGGTGACGGGCATACGCCAGGCGTCGGCCGGACGTGGGGAGCGAAGGGTCCTTGGGGGGGACGTCGAACCGCTTCCCCTCCTCGGCCGCGATGGTGAGGTCGCCGGGCTCGATCGTCTGGAGCGGCTGCCGATGATCGCCTCGGTGGAACAGCTTGGTCTCGGGGACCACGCCGGGGACCTCGTCGACCACGCTCACGAAGTCTTCGGGGGTCTTCTCGGCACGCTTCGCGGCGACCTTCTCCCGATCCTTCTTCAGCTCGTCGGCGGCCGGCTGGTTGTACTGGTAGAGGACCCCCTCGCTGATGTTGGCGCTCGGGTTGGCCGCGAGCAAGGCCTTCTGCTCCTCCGTCCGCTTGTCTGCGGGTGCCTCATACGCGGCCTTCAGCGCGGCCCGCTGGGCCTCGGGGAACGTGGTCAGGTGCTTGTCGAAGGCCGCGGCCAGGAACTTGACGACCTTGGCGTTCACCACCGCGTCCATCGCCACCGCCTCGGCCTCGATCGCCGCGGAGCGGGCCCGGTCGGCGTCGTGATAGAGCGAGACGAGCCGCTGGCCCGGTCGACGCCAATGGTTGGGGTCGAGGGCGGGCTCGAACACGGCGCGGAGGCGGAAGTAATCCGACTGCGGGATCGGGTCGTACCGATGATCGTGGCACTGGGCACAGCCCACGGTCAGGCCAAGCAACGACGAGCTGACGATCTTCAGCGTGTCGGCCACCACCTGGTTCGAAGCCAGGGGCTCGTCGGGCGAGCCGGTTGTCGTCGCGTCGACGGCCGTCCGCAGATACCCGGTCGCGGCCAGGGTCTCGGCCTGGTCGGGGGCCAGGTTGGTCCAGGGGCGCGGGACCAGCTCGTCGCCGGCCATCTGCTCGATGATGAACCGGTCGAGCGGCTTGTCGGCGTTCAGGGAACGGATCACGTAATCGCGATACTTGTACGCGTAGGGCCTCGGCGTGTCCTCGCCGCCGTTGCCGTCGGAGTCGGCATAGCCCGCGACGTCCAGCCAGTGCCTGGCCCAGCGCTCGCCGTACCGGGGCGACTCCAGCAAGGCGTCGATCATCCGCTCATAAGCGTCCGGCGAGGTGTCGGCCAGGTAGGCGTCGATCGACTCCTGCGAGGGGACGAGCCCCGTCAGGTCGGCGCTCGCGCGACGGATCAGGGTCAGGCGGTCGGCCTCGGGCGAGAACGCCAGCCCCTTCTCCTTGAGCTTCGCCACCAGGAACGCGTCGATCGGCGTCCGCACGCGGTCTTCGGGCTTCGCCTCGGGCGGTACGGGCTTGGAGATCGGCTGGAAGGCCCAGAAGGCGCGGTCTTCGGGGGTGATGTCGATGCCCGGCGGCAGGTTCTCCGGCTCGACCCTCGATGTCACCGCGCCCGCGGCGATCCAGCGCTCGATGATGGCGATCTGCTCGGGCGGCACCTTCTTCTCGCCGGGCGGCATCTCGCCGTCCTGCATCCGCATCAGCAGCAGGCTGTCGTCGGGCTGGCCCGCGACCAGGCCCGCGCCGGTCCTGCCCCCGCGCTCGGCGAGCCGCTTCAGCCGCAGGTCGAGCTTCCCCTTCGGCTTGCCGGTCCCGCCGTGGCAGTCCAGGCAATATGCCTTGAAGATCGGGCGGACGTCCCGCTCGAAGACCGGCGTCTCCCCGGCCGTTGCCCTCCCGAGCAGGCCCAGGACGCCGATCGCGACGGTCAGGCGGAGAGCATGCATGGCGGTCCCGGCGGCATGACGGCCGGTGTCGCCGGCCTTTCGAACCATCCCCGACGGCGGGACGGAGTGCATCGTCGCTGAATTATTGTTGGACAATCCGGCGAAAGCAACCCCGAACCGGTCGGGCGATGTTCGGACGCAACGTCAGGAGTTGGCGAAGCTGGGCTCCGGTGCGGGCTGGTAACGGACCGCCAGATGCGGCGTTTCGAGCCGGCGGCCATCGGCCTGCGACTGCAACGCGGCCGCGACGAGCCCGCTCGTCAGCAGCGTCCGCTCGACCGGATAGGGGGCCTTGCCGGTCATGAACATCGCCTCGGCGCCCGCCATCAGCGGAGCCGAGTACGCGACGTTGGGGTTGGGCGGCAGGTAGAACAACGTCGACAACGGCTGGGCCTGCCCCTTCAGGCGTGCGGCGAAGGTGAAGTCCTGCACCAGGCCGTTGAACTGGAGCATGGTCGCCTTCAGGCCGTCGGCGTACTCGATGCGATACGCGATCGGGGCCTTGACCCATTCGCGGATCTGCTCGTCATTGGGGTAGCGCTGACTGAACGTCTTGGGCTGGGCGATCGTCTGGCTGCGCGACAGCGCGGCCTCGAACAGGCGGGGGTCCCAGCCGCCGCCGGCCCACGATCCCGACGCCA
It encodes:
- a CDS encoding DUF1501 domain-containing protein is translated as MWIDPRGRNRREFLAETGFGVGAFALAHLLRQEGLLAADTPKKPGENLPLDLRPRAPQAPSRANAMISLFMHGGPSHVDLFDPKPDLTKHHGTDYGGEVGFSFVNRASKKLFGSPWKFAKHGQCGTEVSELLPETAKIVDDLCIVRSMHTGHNGHEVSIRYFHNGVAGITGRPTLGSWVVYALGSESRDLPAYMVLSDPDGVPVDASHNWSNGFMPPLYQGTVLRPQEPRILNLDPPPHLGGPLQAQNLEFLNTLNRRHQGAHPGESDLETRIQSYELASHMQTAAKEALDVSNEPEYIKKMYGLDQDLTREYGTRCLIARRLVERGVRFVQLFLGGQPWDNHQAIRTGLPAICRKTDKPSAALVLDLKQRGLLDTTIVHWGGEIGRLPVSEGNLDDTSGRDHNGQGFSLWMAGGGIKGGMTYGATDEVGHKAVENVVTPNDFQATVLNLMGLDHETLVYNANGREQRLTNGQKARIVREIMASSPA
- a CDS encoding PSD1 and planctomycete cytochrome C domain-containing protein — translated: MHALRLTVAIGVLGLLGRATAGETPVFERDVRPIFKAYCLDCHGGTGKPKGKLDLRLKRLAERGGRTGAGLVAGQPDDSLLLMRMQDGEMPPGEKKVPPEQIAIIERWIAAGAVTSRVEPENLPPGIDITPEDRAFWAFQPISKPVPPEAKPEDRVRTPIDAFLVAKLKEKGLAFSPEADRLTLIRRASADLTGLVPSQESIDAYLADTSPDAYERMIDALLESPRYGERWARHWLDVAGYADSDGNGGEDTPRPYAYKYRDYVIRSLNADKPLDRFIIEQMAGDELVPRPWTNLAPDQAETLAATGYLRTAVDATTTGSPDEPLASNQVVADTLKIVSSSLLGLTVGCAQCHDHRYDPIPQSDYFRLRAVFEPALDPNHWRRPGQRLVSLYHDADRARSAAIEAEAVAMDAVVNAKVVKFLAAAFDKHLTTFPEAQRAALKAAYEAPADKRTEEQKALLAANPSANISEGVLYQYNQPAADELKKDREKVAAKRAEKTPEDFVSVVDEVPGVVPETKLFHRGDHRQPLQTIEPGDLTIAAEEGKRFDVPPKDPSLPTSGRRLAYARHLMNGTHPLVNRVLANRIWFHHFERGLVDSPGDFGVLGRRPSHPELLDWLAGELPNRGWSLKAIHRLIMTSTAYRQTSRRNPAQDAVDQDNILYGRAPLRRLDAESMRDRILAVSGQLDLTQFGPPVAVSEDIGGQVMPAGDSARRSIYLQSLRTKPVSFLAAFDAPIMAVNCDRRTPSTSSMQSLMLMNSDFILKRAGMLARRLAVETPVGYAAELTASRSGQITRPASAWQYGHGPFDEASQRITGFTPMAHWSGTAWQGGASLPDAEAGWSMLTSGGGHAGNDAQHATIRRWVAPAAGFVAVSGKLKHGGATGDGVRARVVSSRAGLLGTWRATRGEAATDVPRIEVQAGDTIDFAVDCVEGHDCDTFEWAPKVTLSQSSGDPAGVWDASADFQGPMTVSIPQMIAHAWPLTYRRPITPDELDAACVFVEGQLTTLARAGAADRERTALTNLCQQLLSSNEFLYVD